DNA from Parageobacillus thermoglucosidasius:
TGCGAACTGGCTATATGTTGCGCCTCGTTTGCGCGTGTATACAGAAGTAGCAAACGATTCCATAACAATTCCAGAATTTTTGGAAAATAGATTTGGTGATACGTCGAAGCTGCTCCGGTTGATTTCCGGTTTTGTAATTATGATTTTCTTTACATTTTATGTATCTTCTGGTCTTGTATCCGGAGCCGTGCTGTTTCAGAACTCGTTTGGCATAAGTTATCATGCAGGATTATGGATTGTCGCCGGCGTTGTTGTTGCGTATACATTGTTTGGAGGCTTTTTGGCCGTTAGTTGGACCGATTTTGTGCAAGGGACGATCATGTTTCTCGCTTTGCTTCTCGTTCCGGCCGTCACGCTTTTCCATACGGGCGGAGTAGGGGATACGGTGGCAACGATTCGGAGCATCGATCCGAATTTATTAGATTTATGGAAAGGAACAAGTTTTCTTGGCATTATTTCTTTATTTGCGTGGGGGCTCGGTTATTTCGGGCAGCCGCATATTATCGTCCGTTTTATGGCGATTTCTTCTGTCAAAGAGATGAAAAGCGCCCGCCGCATTGGAATGGGGTGGATGGTTTTTTCAGTGGCTGGCGCCATGTTAACAGGGCTGTTTGGGATCGCTTACTTTTCACAGCGCGGCGCTAAGCTGGATGATCCGGAAACGGTATTTATTCAACTTGGGGAAATTTTATTCCATCCGCTCATCACCGGCTTTTTGCTTTCGGCGATTTTAGCAGCGATTATGAGCACGATTTCTTCGCAGCTGCTTGTGACGTCCAGTTCGTTGACGGAAGATTTATATAAAATATTATTTCGCCGTTCCGCTTCGGATAAAGAATTGGTTTTTGTCGGCCGCCTTGCCGTGTTCATCGTGGCGTTAGTGGCATCCGCGCTGGCATATACGAAAAATGATACGATTTTAAATTTAGTCGGTTATGCGTGGGCGGGATTTGGTGCTTCGTTCGGCCCGGTTATTTTATTGAGTCTGTTCTGGCGGCGCATGACAAAATGGGGGGCGTTTGCCGGCATGGTTGCGGGAGCGGCGACCGTGATTCTTTGGACGCAATCGCAATATTTGAAAAACTTGCTGTATGAGATGATTCCAGGCTTTGCCGCAAGCTTGCTCGCCATTGTTGTCGTTAGCTTATTGACAAAAGCGCCGGAAGAAAAAATTATCGAGCAGTTTGATAAATTTAAGCAGGCTTTACAATAAGGGAAAACCCTTCTCAAGACGAGAAGGGTTTTCGATTTCTTCCGTATTTATGATTGAGCTCCTTTCATTTTTTCACTAGATTTATTCCATTTGAATATCTTGTTTAAAAATTCGTAAATCCGTTTGGATTCTTTCGTTAACAGCGGGCCGATGATCGCTAATATCAACACATATAACGCAGCAAAAGGTTTCAGATTAGCCGATAAACCGCCAGCAATCCCAAGGTTTGCCATAATGATGGAAAATTCTCCTCTTGAAACAATGGTTAATCCGATATTAGAGGAGGCTTTATGGGACAATCCTGCTCTTCTGCCTGCGACCATACCTGCTATAAAATTACCGACTATCGTTAATATAACCGCTCCTATTGCGAGCCAGACAGCTTCGCCTAACGAAAAAGGATCAATACTTAATCCAAAGCTGAAAAAGAAAATGGCTCCGAAGAAATCGCGAAAAGGAACGACAAGGCGCTCGATTCGATCACTATGTTCTGTTTCAGAAAGGACGAGGCCTAATAGCAACGCACCGATTGCTTCTGCGACATGAATCGTTTCGGAAAACCCAGCTACGAAGAACAGAAGGGCAAATACAACAATGACAAACGTTTCGTCGGAGGAAATATTCAGCAATTTATTAATCAAAGGTGTAGCTTTTCTTGCCAAAACAAAGAAAAACAGCATATAGCCTAAAGCAATGGCAACGGATAACAATGTTCCTCCGAGCGAAGTAGAGCCGCCCAATATTAATCCTGAAACAATCGATAAGTAAACGGCCAAGAAAATGTCTTCAAACATAATAATCCCTAATATTAATTCGGTTTCAGGGTTAGCTGTTCTTCGCAAATCGACTAATACTTTGGCCACAATCGCGCTCGATGAAATCGTAATCACGCCAGCAATCACTAAAATCTCAAGGAAAGGAAATCCCATAATATAACCATATAACAGACCAAGGCTAAAATTAATGAGGATATAAATGGAGCCTCCGACGACAATGGAGCGGCCAGACCTGATCAGTTTCCCGATGGAAAATTCCAGACCAAGGTAGAATAATAAAAACAATACGCCGATACGTCCGAAAAACGCGATAATCTCTGAACTCTCAATGAATGTGAGATCGATAATTCCAAATTGAGGGGCATGAGGACCTACGGCCATTCCTAGCAAGATTAAGAAGGGGATAATGGAGAAGTTTAATCTTCCAGCCAATACTGCTGCAATAGCAACTAAAATCAAAGCGACACCGACTTCAAAAACCAAATGATTTGTCATCAGATGTTACGACCCCCTTCCAGCCAATAGTTCTTTGACCATGTTTTTAACTTGCGTACGCTCACCTGAGACGATAAGTGTATCCCCCTCTTCAATGATATTTTCAGGCCCAGGAGTGTGGATGATTTGATGGTTTTTCTTGACAATCGCGATAATATTAACGTCGAAAGATTGACGGACATTTAATTGGCCAATGGATTGATTTGCCGCTTTAGCCCCCTGTTCCACTTTAAACCATTCAATGACCAGCTCATCAAACACAATTTCAATGTTCTCCAATGCCTTCGGCTTATATGTCATACCGCCAATAATCGCTGCGATTTGTCTCGCTTCAGTGTCATCGAAAACGGCATTGGCCACATAATCTTCATAATTATCTTGTTCAAAATAATAAAGATCTCTCCGGCCATTATCATGAATGATAATCACCATTTTGTCCTTATTTTTCGTAAATACTTCAAATTTTTTCCCAACTCCAGGAAGTTCGCTTTCTCGAATATTCATTTTCTTATCCTCCCTTTTTATTGAAATTTATAGAATAAGAATGTACAAACTCCAGCGTTATGTATATACTTTCTCACATATTTATCATGAACAGCGGCCAAAGTTAGCTTCACAAACAAGCGTGAACAGATTGGCGCCTTAATATACGTAAAAATGCATATAAAAGTTTCAATTTTTCGGGAAAAATTTATTCAATAAAAATAGCTATAGTAGAGATGTCATTTTTTGTTTTACTAGGACAAGATGGTTGGATAGGGATATAAGCTTATGCACTAAAAGCAACGCTTGAAGAAATAGTTGATAATAAGAACAGCGCCGAATCTCATCAGCAAAGAAAAAGTTCACTGGGAGAGTGAACTTTTTCTTTGAAAATGTTTCCGCTTCTTCACACCATCATCGAATTCATTTAGTAAAACAGCATATGCCATTATCCATAAAAAAGCAGACAACACCCTGCCCTCGGATCCATCGTAAAGCCGGCTATTGCGGCTCCTAGCGGCACCCGGCCGCAGCAATGGTTTTTCCTTTAAGCACCGCGGCATAATGAAGCGGTGCAATACTTCTCCAAGAAACACGGTTAGCAAGGTTCCATTTTTTATAAAAGGGTGATCATACTTTTCATTGTACGTAATTCCATGTGTTGTCCCTTATTTCCAATCTGGATATAAATCCGTGCGGCGGTCGCGCCATGTTGTCACAGCGCCTTTTTCGCGCACTTTATACAACAGCGACAAGTCAAGGTCGGCGGTGACCACCATGTCGTCGTTGATTTCCCCTTCGACTAAAATGCCGCGCGGCGGGAACGGAATATCGTTTGGCGTGATGACCGCTGCTTGGCCGAAGTTGGCGCGCATGAAGTCGACGGTCGGCAGCGAACCAACCGTGCCTGTCGTGACGACATACACTTGGTTTTCGACGGCGCGCGCATGGCAACAATAACGAACGCGGTGGAATCCATGGCGGTCATCGGTGCATGACGGGCAAAAAATGACGTCTGCCCCTTTGGCGCGCACGATGCGGACGATTTCCGGAAACTCAATGTCATAGCACGTCAACAGCGCGATCGTTCCTTTTTCCGTTTCGAACACACCGACGCTTTCCCCTGGAGCAATGCCCCATTCTTTTACTTCCGTCGGGGTGATATGCAGCTTTGCTTGTTGGTGAATTTGCCCGTCTGGCGTAAATAAATGAGCGGCATTATATAATTTTCCGTTTTTGCGAATGACATGGGTGCCGCCAATTAAGTACATGCCCGTTTGCTTTGCTAATGAAGTGAATAGCTCGTAATACGGTTCTGTATAATTCGGCAAGTCATCGATGGTTGCGGATTTTCCCGAATCGCCCGGAATTGATAACAGCTGGGTTGTTATGAATTCGGGAAATAGGACGAATTCTGCTTCGAACTCTTGTGCGGTTTTGACGTAATGGGTGACTTGGTCGGCAAACTGCTGGAACGAATCAATGGTATGAAGATGGTATTGAACGGCAGATACTCTCAATCGCTTCACACATCCTTCTTTCATAGTCGTTTTGCCTTTTATATTATCATGTTTATTGCGTCATGCAAAGAAAATAGGCAGGGAATGTCCCCTGCCTTATTGTTGTGTGGATAGGCGGTACGCGGCATGGTTTGTCGGTCCGACGTATTTGTTGAGCGGGAAGGAATGGCGGATGGCCTCCGTAATGAACGCTTTTGCTGTTGCGATCGCTTCTTTTACCGGTTTTCCTTTTGCAAGTTCCGCGGTGATCGCAGCCGAGAACGTGCAGCCTGCGCCATGTGTATATGTTGTCTCAATGCGGTCGGATTCTAACAGTTCGAACGTTTTTCCGTCGTATAGGATGTCAACCGCTTTTTCATGCGGAATTTTGCGGCCGCCTTTAACAATCACATATTTTGCGCCAAGCTCATGGATTCTTCCTGCCGCTTCCTTCATGTCTTCTACCGTTTGGATCCGGCTCAGCCCGCTTAATTGCGCCGCTTCAAATAAGTTTGGTGTCACCACTGTCGCTTTCGGCACGAGCACTTCGCGATAGCATACGGTATTTTCCGGATGAAGCGGTTCGTCAGCCCCCTTGCATACCATCACTGGGTCGATGACGACATTGGTCAATTGATGTTTTTCAATTGTTTTTGCGACAAGTTCGATAATATCTGTCGTCGGAAGCATGCCGGTTTTCATGGCGTGAACCCCAACGCCGACGATAATCGTTTCGAGCTGCGCTTCGATCGTGGCGAGATCGACCGGAAATACTTGATGGAACCAGTTGTTGTGCGGATCCATCGCGACGATGGTGGTTATGGCTGTCATTCCATATACGCCAAGTTCTTGGAACGTTTTTAAGTCGGCTTGCAGTCCGGCGCCGCCGCTGCTGTCGGACCCAGCGATTGTTAATGCTTTATAAATCGTCATAAATCCATTCCTCCTTAAAGTGATAAAAATTATGTATGTATTATTTCATCATAGCACAAATAAATTGGATAAGGTAGCAAGTAATTTTGGCTAAGGCGGATCATGGAAGTGATACGCAAAAACGCAATACCGGTACTGCGCATCATGCGCAGTACCGGTATTGGCTTAGTTCGATGTCAATTGTTTTCCTAGTGCTTCTTCGACCGGGACATAGTTGTATCCAAGGTCGCGTGCGACCGCTTCGTAAGTGATTTCGCCGTTGGCGACATTGACGCCGAGCTTTAGCGCCGGGTTGTCCGAAATTGCTTGCTGGACGCCTTTGTTGGCGATTTGCAAGGCGTATGGAATCGTTACGTTGGTTAACGCGAGCGTTGATGTTCTTGGCACTGCCCCAGGCATGTTGGCGACTGCGTAATGAACGACACCGTGTTTGACATATGTCGGGTTATCGTGTGTCGTGACATGGTCGCTTGTCTCGACAATGCCGCCTTGGTCAATCGCGACATCGACAATGACAGAACCTGGTTTCATCGCTTTGACCATTTCTTCTGTCACAAGTTTAGGCGCTTTGGCGCCAGGAATTAAAACGGCACCGATCACAAGATCGGACTCTGCGACCGCTTGAGCGATGTTCATTGGATTGGACATTAATGTCGTAATTTGATGGCCGAAAATGTCGTCCAGCTCGCGCAGGCGGTCTGCGCTTAAATCGATGATCGTTACGTCTGCGCCTAACCCGACTGCGACTTTGGCCGCGTTCGTTCCGACGGTACCTCCGCCGATGATCGTCACTTTGCCGCGGCTCACTCCTGGAACGCCGCCGAGAAGTATTCCTTTTCCGCCTTTTGGTTTTTCTAAAAATTGCGCGCCGATTTGTGCTGCCATGCGTCCTGCAACTTCGCTCATCGGCGTGAGAAGCGGAAGCGTGCGGCCGACTTGCACGGTTTCGTACGCGATGGCGATCACGCCTTTTTCTTTCAGCGCGCGCGCCAGTTCCGGCTCTGCGGCAAGGTGCAAGTAGGTGAATAAAATGAGCCCTGGACGGAAATAGCCGTATTCGCTTGGCAACGGCTCTTTTACTTTCATGATCATATCCGCTTTTTCCCATACGTCTTGCGCTTGATCGATGATTTGCGCGCCAGCATTTGCATAATCTTCATTTGTGAAACCGCTTCCAATTCCTGCGTCTTTTTCCACTAAAACTGTATGCCCTGCTTGAACGAATGACATCACGCCCGCCGGAGTGATGGCGACACGGTTTTCGTTATTTTTTATTTCTTTTGGTATACCAATAATCATCAATGAAATCCTCCTTTGTACTGTAAGCTTAATTATAGTATAAACAGTTATCGTGATTTTTTCTTTGTTCGGAAGAAAAAAAGAAGCGCTATCATTTTGTGGATTTCCACAAATCAATGTAGCGCTTCGTATTTGGCAAGTTTAATATCGATATATAGTTTTACCTTTTGATTGATATCATGCAAGTCAATTTCGCCAATTTCGGCAATGCGTTTCAGCCGATAAGCGAGCGTGTTTGGATGAATGTTTAACGCTTCCGCCGTTTCATTGACGTTGCAGTCGCGGTCGAAAAACGTTTCAAACGTTTCGACTAAATCGGTATGGTGTTTTTCGTCATATGATTGCAATTTACGCAAAGCCGAATTGCCAAATTCCCCTTGTTGTGTTTTCTGCAACAATAGATCAAAAAATTGGTAAATGCCTAATTGTTCATATCCATGAACACGGTTGAGTTGCGCCGGAAATTTTTCTTTCATTTTCAGTACCGTTAAAGCTTGTTTGTAGCTTTTTTCAATGCATGTATATGTTTCGTATATGCCGCCGAAGCCGCTTTGAATGCTGCTTATGTGGAACCGCTCTTTCATTTTCGTCGCGAACGATTCGATAAAGCAAGTAAATTCTTTCAGCGGCTGATTCGTCGTTTTCGGCGCCGCTAATAAAATGACGTCGCTCTGGTCTGTCGTATAGAGAAGGAGTTGGATTTGCTGGGTTGTTTGCAGCGAATAAGAAATTTGTTTTTCAATTTCTTTTGTAATTTCGTTGGCGAAACGGAAAATGATGACAGAAAACAACGGAGCGGTTGGGATTTGCATCGCTTTGAAGCTTTCTTTAATTTCTTCCTCTGTCGCCATGTGCCCTGTTAGCAGCTTCCAAAAAAATTCTTGCACTCGTTCTTCTTTCTTGTTTTTTCGCATATGCAGCTGTAATACTTTATTTTTCGCCGCTTTTGCCGCTTTTTTCAGCAATTCCATATCCTCTTTCGATAGCGCCCGGTCTGTTTCCAGCGCCCAAATGAATCCAATCACTTCGTCATTTTTCCAAATCGAGACAGCGACACGGCTGCCGAGGCCGACTTCGGAAATGGAGGCGACGCGGACAGGTTCGCGACTGCTTAAAAGAGCGGGGATCGCCCCTTGCTTCCATAAACTGTTGATCACTTTTTCCGGTACGCGACGGCTGATAATCGTCGCGGTCCGCGCCGGGTCGGTATAGTCGTCGTGGGCGCTGTAGGCGATGAGGCGATGGTTAGCGTCTTCAATCGTTATCGGGCATTGCAAAAGGTCGCTGATGCGGTCGGCGAATTCTTCGAGGCTGTCGAAATCGCCACGGAAAGGGTCATCGTAATGTGTCATGTTTGTCCCTCATTTCGTCACATGAAATGGATGGGAAGGCATTTAAGCAGTCGTTTGTTTTTATTGTAGCGGTTAATGAAAAATTTGTGAATGAAACGGTTTTTGCAGAGGAGGGCGCAAAGGGCAGGAAATTTTGCTGCATTGGTCGAATTACAGGGGCGTATTAGTCGCCAAGATGGCGGCGAACGTTCGGTTCCATCGCTTTAACACGTTTGGGAGATCCAGAAAATAGGGGGAGAAATCGATATGAAACAATTGGAAATAGCTGTTATTCCCGGGGACGGAATCGGCAAAGAAGTCGTGCCGGCTGCTTTAGACGTGCTGCGCACGATCGCCGAGGTGCACGGCGGTCTGCAATTTACGTTTGTCGAGTTTCCTTGGAGCTGTGATTACTATGTTGAGCATGGAAAAATGATGCCAGATGACGGTTTGCAAACGTTACAAGGATTTGCAGCGATTTTTTTGGGAGCTGTCGGGAACCCGAAATTAGTGCCGGATCATATTTCGCTTTGGGGATTGCTATTAAAAATTCGCCGCGAGTTCGAACAGGTGATTAACATCCGCCCGGCGAAATTTTTCCGCGGGCTGCCGTCACCGCTGGCGAATCCGAACGATTTTGACTTCATCGTCGTCCGCGAAAACAGTGAAGGGGAATATAGCGAAATCGGCGGGAGGATTCATCGGGGCGACGACGAAATTGCCATCCAAAACGCGGTGTTTACCCGCAAAGGAACAGAGCGGGTGATGCGCTATGCGTTCGAATTGGCGAAAAAACGGAAAGGGCATGTGACGAGTGCTACGAAATCAAACGGCATTTTCCATACGATGCCGTTTTGGGATGAGGTCTTCGCACAAGTTAAGGAAGATTATCCGGAAGTTCAAACAGACTCGTATCACATCGATGCGCTTGCTGCGTTTTTTGTAACAAAACCGCATTTATTTGATGTTGTCGTCGCCAGCAATTTATTCGGCGACATTCTTACCGACTTGGGCGGAGCCATTATGGGCAGCATCGGCATTGCCCCGGCGGCGAACATCAATTTGAACGGAAAGTATCCGTCAATGTTTGAGCCTGTCCATGGTTCCGCTCCGGATATTTACGGGAAAGGCATCGCCAACCCGATCGGTCAAATTTGGACGGCAAAACTGATGCTTGACCATTTTGGCGAAGACGAATTAGGAAGCGTGTTATTAAAAACGATTGAAGATGTGACGGCAGACGGCATAAAAACTCCGGACATCGGCGGGAAAGCGACTACCCGTGAAGTGACGGACGAGATTTGCTGCCGCTTAAGACAATTGGCATAGACGAATATGTGAAATAATCATGAACTTTATGTCGTTATTCTTTGACAAATCTCTCATTTCCATTTACCCTGATAATGCGGAATTGCGGCTGCGGATGCAGGCAGGACTTAAGACGGGCGGATCGCGGCGTTTTAGGTCTTTTTTGTTCGGTGGATGAAGTTGAAAAAGACGAAAGGATGAGCAACATGTTTTTTAAAAAATGGTTTGGTAAAACAAACAAAGCGACTCATGAAGATGTTGCCGCTCCGTTAACAGGGATCGTAAAGCCGCTCGAGGAAGTTCCGGATCCTGTTTTTTCTGAAAAAATGATGGGAGACGGCATCGCGATTGAACCGACAGACGGGGAAGTTGTTTCGCCTGTCAACGGGGAAGTCGTGCAAGTATTCCCGACAAAACACGCGGTCGGATTGCGTTCCGAAGCAGGGGTGGAACTGCTTATTCACGTTGGCTTAGAAACGGTTTCGATGAATGGCGAAGGATTTACGGCGCACGTAGCGGCCGGAGACCGCGTCAAAGTCGGCCAGCGTTTATTAACGGTTGATTTGGATCTTGTCAAACAAAAAGCGAAAAGCACGATCACGCCGATTATTGTGACAAACGGAGATGTGGTGGCAAGCTTGCAAAAAACGTCAGAAACGAAAGCGACAAAAGGAGAAACGACCATTTTCCACATTGACATCAACGCGTAATGGTGATGAATCCATGGCGTTCCGGATTCATAAAATTTTAAATAACAATGCGGTTGTCGTATTGGATGATGGGAAAGAAAAAATTGTCATGGGAGCGGGAATTGCCTTTCAAAAAAGAAAAAATGATATTATTCCTCCTTCGAAAATTGAAAAAATTTTTGTGATGGAAGGGGAAAATGAAAAGTTTCAACAATTATTGCGGACATTGCCGGAAGAGCATATTGAAATTGCCGAAGAAATTATTAGCTATGCGGAGGGGCAGCTGCAAGCCCCGCTAAACAATCATATTCATATTGCTTTAACCGATCACTTATCATTTGCGCTTGAGCGGCTTGAACAGGGTTACCGCATCCAAAATAAATTGCTCAATGAAATTAAAGTGTTGTACAGAAAAGAATATCAAATTGGACTATGGGCGAAACAACTGATTAAGGAGCGGCTCGGCATTGAAATTCCGGATGATGAAGTGGCACATATCGCTCTCCATATCCATACCGCTAAGATGGACGCCGCCAGCATGAATAAAACGCTTCGGCAAACGACACTTATTCGCGAAATGGTCGATATCGTTCAAGCTGAACTAGGCGTTGATATGGATGAAGAAAGCATTTCATACCAGCGGCTGCTCACCCACTTGCGTTTTGCGATCAACCGCATTGAAGATCATGAATGGTTTCATTCGATGGATGATGAGATGCTTGCGCTCATTCAAGCAAAATATGAAAAAGAATACGCTTGCGCAAAAAAGATAGCCGAGCATGCGAAGAGTGAATATGGCCTCGAGTTTCCTGATGCTGAGCTCGCTTATATCGCCCTTCATCTTCAACGTTTACAAAAACGTTGACGAATGATTTCGATTCGATTATAATGAAAGCGCATTACAAAAAAATATCGTGGGATTGTTACTGCAAACGCAGGCAAGACCTAAAACGTATGAAGGGAATGGCAGATG
Protein-coding regions in this window:
- the putP gene encoding sodium/proline symporter PutP, which translates into the protein MVFVSVAAYMIGMLLIGYWAYKRTSNLSEYMLGGRTLGPAVTALSAGASDMSGWLLMGLPGAMYAQGLSASWIVIGLTLGAYANWLYVAPRLRVYTEVANDSITIPEFLENRFGDTSKLLRLISGFVIMIFFTFYVSSGLVSGAVLFQNSFGISYHAGLWIVAGVVVAYTLFGGFLAVSWTDFVQGTIMFLALLLVPAVTLFHTGGVGDTVATIRSIDPNLLDLWKGTSFLGIISLFAWGLGYFGQPHIIVRFMAISSVKEMKSARRIGMGWMVFSVAGAMLTGLFGIAYFSQRGAKLDDPETVFIQLGEILFHPLITGFLLSAILAAIMSTISSQLLVTSSSLTEDLYKILFRRSASDKELVFVGRLAVFIVALVASALAYTKNDTILNLVGYAWAGFGASFGPVILLSLFWRRMTKWGAFAGMVAGAATVILWTQSQYLKNLLYEMIPGFAASLLAIVVVSLLTKAPEEKIIEQFDKFKQALQ
- a CDS encoding cation:proton antiporter, producing the protein MTNHLVFEVGVALILVAIAAVLAGRLNFSIIPFLILLGMAVGPHAPQFGIIDLTFIESSEIIAFFGRIGVLFLLFYLGLEFSIGKLIRSGRSIVVGGSIYILINFSLGLLYGYIMGFPFLEILVIAGVITISSSAIVAKVLVDLRRTANPETELILGIIMFEDIFLAVYLSIVSGLILGGSTSLGGTLLSVAIALGYMLFFFVLARKATPLINKLLNISSDETFVIVVFALLFFVAGFSETIHVAEAIGALLLGLVLSETEHSDRIERLVVPFRDFFGAIFFFSFGLSIDPFSLGEAVWLAIGAVILTIVGNFIAGMVAGRRAGLSHKASSNIGLTIVSRGEFSIIMANLGIAGGLSANLKPFAALYVLILAIIGPLLTKESKRIYEFLNKIFKWNKSSEKMKGAQS
- a CDS encoding cation:proton antiporter regulatory subunit, which codes for MNIRESELPGVGKKFEVFTKNKDKMVIIIHDNGRRDLYYFEQDNYEDYVANAVFDDTEARQIAAIIGGMTYKPKALENIEIVFDELVIEWFKVEQGAKAANQSIGQLNVRQSFDVNIIAIVKKNHQIIHTPGPENIIEEGDTLIVSGERTQVKNMVKELLAGRGS
- a CDS encoding carbon-nitrogen hydrolase family protein, which translates into the protein MKEGCVKRLRVSAVQYHLHTIDSFQQFADQVTHYVKTAQEFEAEFVLFPEFITTQLLSIPGDSGKSATIDDLPNYTEPYYELFTSLAKQTGMYLIGGTHVIRKNGKLYNAAHLFTPDGQIHQQAKLHITPTEVKEWGIAPGESVGVFETEKGTIALLTCYDIEFPEIVRIVRAKGADVIFCPSCTDDRHGFHRVRYCCHARAVENQVYVVTTGTVGSLPTVDFMRANFGQAAVITPNDIPFPPRGILVEGEINDDMVVTADLDLSLLYKVREKGAVTTWRDRRTDLYPDWK
- the pdxK gene encoding pyridoxine/pyridoxal/pyridoxamine kinase, producing the protein MTIYKALTIAGSDSSGGAGLQADLKTFQELGVYGMTAITTIVAMDPHNNWFHQVFPVDLATIEAQLETIIVGVGVHAMKTGMLPTTDIIELVAKTIEKHQLTNVVIDPVMVCKGADEPLHPENTVCYREVLVPKATVVTPNLFEAAQLSGLSRIQTVEDMKEAAGRIHELGAKYVIVKGGRKIPHEKAVDILYDGKTFELLESDRIETTYTHGAGCTFSAAITAELAKGKPVKEAIATAKAFITEAIRHSFPLNKYVGPTNHAAYRLSTQQ
- the ald gene encoding alanine dehydrogenase, translating into MIIGIPKEIKNNENRVAITPAGVMSFVQAGHTVLVEKDAGIGSGFTNEDYANAGAQIIDQAQDVWEKADMIMKVKEPLPSEYGYFRPGLILFTYLHLAAEPELARALKEKGVIAIAYETVQVGRTLPLLTPMSEVAGRMAAQIGAQFLEKPKGGKGILLGGVPGVSRGKVTIIGGGTVGTNAAKVAVGLGADVTIIDLSADRLRELDDIFGHQITTLMSNPMNIAQAVAESDLVIGAVLIPGAKAPKLVTEEMVKAMKPGSVIVDVAIDQGGIVETSDHVTTHDNPTYVKHGVVHYAVANMPGAVPRTSTLALTNVTIPYALQIANKGVQQAISDNPALKLGVNVANGEITYEAVARDLGYNYVPVEEALGKQLTSN
- a CDS encoding PucR family transcriptional regulator, with translation MTHYDDPFRGDFDSLEEFADRISDLLQCPITIEDANHRLIAYSAHDDYTDPARTATIISRRVPEKVINSLWKQGAIPALLSSREPVRVASISEVGLGSRVAVSIWKNDEVIGFIWALETDRALSKEDMELLKKAAKAAKNKVLQLHMRKNKKEERVQEFFWKLLTGHMATEEEIKESFKAMQIPTAPLFSVIIFRFANEITKEIEKQISYSLQTTQQIQLLLYTTDQSDVILLAAPKTTNQPLKEFTCFIESFATKMKERFHISSIQSGFGGIYETYTCIEKSYKQALTVLKMKEKFPAQLNRVHGYEQLGIYQFFDLLLQKTQQGEFGNSALRKLQSYDEKHHTDLVETFETFFDRDCNVNETAEALNIHPNTLAYRLKRIAEIGEIDLHDINQKVKLYIDIKLAKYEALH
- a CDS encoding tartrate dehydrogenase — translated: MDMKQLEIAVIPGDGIGKEVVPAALDVLRTIAEVHGGLQFTFVEFPWSCDYYVEHGKMMPDDGLQTLQGFAAIFLGAVGNPKLVPDHISLWGLLLKIRREFEQVINIRPAKFFRGLPSPLANPNDFDFIVVRENSEGEYSEIGGRIHRGDDEIAIQNAVFTRKGTERVMRYAFELAKKRKGHVTSATKSNGIFHTMPFWDEVFAQVKEDYPEVQTDSYHIDALAAFFVTKPHLFDVVVASNLFGDILTDLGGAIMGSIGIAPAANINLNGKYPSMFEPVHGSAPDIYGKGIANPIGQIWTAKLMLDHFGEDELGSVLLKTIEDVTADGIKTPDIGGKATTREVTDEICCRLRQLA
- a CDS encoding PTS sugar transporter subunit IIA is translated as MFFKKWFGKTNKATHEDVAAPLTGIVKPLEEVPDPVFSEKMMGDGIAIEPTDGEVVSPVNGEVVQVFPTKHAVGLRSEAGVELLIHVGLETVSMNGEGFTAHVAAGDRVKVGQRLLTVDLDLVKQKAKSTITPIIVTNGDVVASLQKTSETKATKGETTIFHIDINA
- a CDS encoding PRD domain-containing protein gives rise to the protein MAFRIHKILNNNAVVVLDDGKEKIVMGAGIAFQKRKNDIIPPSKIEKIFVMEGENEKFQQLLRTLPEEHIEIAEEIISYAEGQLQAPLNNHIHIALTDHLSFALERLEQGYRIQNKLLNEIKVLYRKEYQIGLWAKQLIKERLGIEIPDDEVAHIALHIHTAKMDAASMNKTLRQTTLIREMVDIVQAELGVDMDEESISYQRLLTHLRFAINRIEDHEWFHSMDDEMLALIQAKYEKEYACAKKIAEHAKSEYGLEFPDAELAYIALHLQRLQKR